aacattgcaagaggtgtggacgggggctagtgctggcccaagggggctgtttctgatggactgcggctgtctgctttccagggcaatgtgctcaactgtcggaaatggaatgaggtaagcggctgcggcctcccggtggggagggtgggggttggaaatcagagacccccccgcagtgggcaggaccccctctggcccaatccccattTGGATTGggacatttatttgcacagttcgatatacagagctagggatcctatggcattggcgggtgggggaagggctggcatcaaagactccttcctggaggaggagctattttgggccaagtgtgagagcaggcaagccctgactggaatcgcagggagggagggttcccaagtgggcaaaggccccagactggccccttgcccccttcctcaccccctccacgagccctgcagggtcccccactcaggccctgtgggcatcctgtgcttgctctgtcctagcaattcaaactgatggacgagatcgagctgctccaggaggctgcaaatctgtacaccgtgcagcccgacgagcactttggggcctggttccaggccgtggagcccctgagcaaggaggagaggtgagtcgggtcaggagttgggggagggcagggcagcctctctctgctgaccagctccagagcccatggccgttgctccatggtcagcccctgatccgattgcatggcgacccctggggcccttcgaccccagctgctggcaggctccaggatgcacatgtgatgtgtggctcctgagagctcccagctccgctctgtcctgtagctacagcctgtcctgccagctggagccccgataccactgggtcagaaagattcgactcttcttcaaaggcaagaagaaccgctcaggccagagtgagtgtccagaccggcagtggctgaaaccatgggctcaggaaacattcaggctgagcgtgggcctggggaggcagacagctggccctgggttccagctccactgctgagcagtcccgtcctgggcgattgcactcacgtttctgggactggtttcctcctctgtgaagtgggtgatgctaaatatcagcccctgtgtcagggacagatggggtgctcttggctgactgagcactgagcacagggctggagcacagagcgcagtgggggccgggatggggtgtgcactgtggttccagggcaggtcgctcaggaaatgcctctctttctccagacaccagacccccaaccaagggcccagtggtggtggtcgatgaccctcctgagaccagctgagctacagcggggacacagcattgacactcagggtgcacagggccacctcccctgattctgatgaggagaactttgtgatccgtttcttggggtcccctgttggccacgagagaaggcaccaacccctcttccccctccccccttttgcccagcacctatttccctatttggcggggccatattttgttgtcaatggtaaatgctccgtttgagtattatattaaattgttgcttctttctaatcctgggagtggaggtgtgagtctttcgctcgcagcactcatggaaaccagatccagaaactcacattcctcctcgaatttagaaatctcccagagtgagcggctcagtttatgtggagaagggagaagtgccagtcccctccctggctactgaaggacttgcccaagtgcccctcccgccgaggacaggatcattgcagtgtggttcaccctgtccaggagcagagatggcccctccgacctcttgggactaagcggttggaggcgttttctcagccagagccacaaccactaagctgggtgtgtctgtcaaagtagcacgtgcctgtccctagcacacgtcctgcccaggacagtggctgccttttgacactctgccggaagagggaacattttcccggtttctcttgcacacagattaggaccttgttttctgattcagtctccgcaatggcttcagctctaagtggggaaaataccgtcaaaagctcaaaacgtgcacatagagaggatgaggccagaggaaggtcctgtggacatggaccatgggcaggcaggactcttccttctcgggcccactaggggctccctgttcacctctgacctagactggatccccctgggcttctggtccctgactccgaataccatttcctgcttgttgcctgtccaaggggaaagctgtgggatgcagcttttagggcctcagccaggtctccctccataaACCTAGTGCTGCCTGTGAGCTAGGATTTTCAGCATCTCTGCACTTTTGCATACAATTTTATCTTggggcagaaattccctagatgccccCAGCCTTTCTATTcatcatcctgaccaggaatgacccTACAGTCTCCCTGCTGCCGAGGGTGACTTCTGCGCCTGTGTGCTTCCCAGGCCCGTGGTGTCAGACAGTCCCAAATTTACACAATCTGGAgtatttttagtgattttcctAAAGTCGTTGCTGTGCCTGAGCCCAGCAAGTGTGCAGACCCTCGGCTGGCTGTGttcttttccacagtcttgtgctGTGGTTCTGTCATGGGGATGTGTGCCTTTCCTGTTGGGAGCTTTGAAAGAGGAGGCCTAAGAAGGGTGTGAGTTGGGGGTCCTGCGGGGAATGTCAGTAACCTGATGATCTGTGGATGTGCGTGGACACAGCCTTACCAAGGGAAATGCTGAAATGCTTCCCATCTGGGTGCTAAACAGACACTGCTCTGAGCTCAACAGGAGCACCGGGTCCAGAAGCAGGAGCGAAAGCGTGACCACCCACCCTTTGCAATGTCGTCCCTTGGAAAGAGCCTGAAAGACAAGGGCTGGGTGAAGCGCTTGGcacttctgagttatcccctccttcctggtggctgcaagtgtcactcagacacaggcaggctgggctctgccagGGAGGCCGTCTCAGCACAGCGGGAAGCTGAGGATCAATCCTGGTCCCTGGCAGCCCAGGTCTTTGCTGATGCGGCACAGCCACCCAGCaaagagacttgccagaggaaggtggggaaggctgtCCAGTCCCTCGGAGGAGAAAGAGtcgtggcaggtcccagggctagcCCAGGGCTGGGATGAAGGCATGGGTGTCCCAAGAGAGTCTCCTCCGGGACTGGGgtgctcctgagagccgacccaGCAGGTAGCAATATTTAGTTTGTTGTGGGAGTACAGCTGTGGACACAGGAGGCACCATTCatcccatctttgggtttccaaattggaaGTAGGTTGTGGAAGTCCACGAGGAAAGAAATTAGCAAATCTGGATGAAATGTTTCTTGTTCAAGGCACACAGaagttaccaaaactggcttcctAGAAGCTGACTTAGGGGAAGAGAAAGTAACAATGTGAGTCCCTTGAAATGCCTCAGGTGAATATGGTCTTGACAGGAAATGCTCAAAATGTTTGAGGAACTGGTAAGTTGGGTGCCATTTAAACTATTCCAGGTCTAAGGTGGGGATGGATGCTTGCATCTTGGCTTCCACTGCAAGCGAAAACAAGGCCACGTTGGGATTcaactcagtctttccaaagtggtcgATGAGACGGCGTTTGTACTCCTCACTCACGGACCTCGAGAACATCTTGCCGTGTGGTCCATGCACAGATGCATCTTCCATTTATGggagctaacaaaaaatctgtccagttgacagccataccatccagcCTAAAGCCGTCTCCCCCTACTCACAGTGCCCTGAACACCTGTCTTGCTGATTTGGACACGATTTGCCTCATCACAGTGAGAGAGCCATGCCAGGGGGTTCTAGAGCCCCGGGAACCATGTTCACACCCCCTCTATCTGCCAAGAAAGGAGCATCTCTGGACGGGTAACCTGAGTCCAGAACCCTGCCTTTCCCTAGGCTTGGTTTAGGATTTGTCCCTGAATGGCATGACTCGCCCATTCTCCTGAATGCTGCCCCCTGGCTTAGGTGTGTCTGGAAGAATTACCAGCATAGACTGGCCTTTCTTTCACCCTTGAGGAGACCAACGAGGACGCCCCTCGACTCGCCAAGCTGCCCCTGGGTTTCGATGTCTACCAGGCCTGTCCCTGTGATGCCAAGACCTTGGAGAGCACACTGTTCTGGCTCTCTGGAGGGAATCG
This portion of the Equus asinus isolate D_3611 breed Donkey unplaced genomic scaffold, EquAss-T2T_v2 contig_535, whole genome shotgun sequence genome encodes:
- the LOC139044037 gene encoding ral guanine nucleotide dissociation stimulator-like: MEDYVEGNVLNCRKWNEQFKLMDEIELLQEAANLYTVQPDEHFGAWFQAVEPLSKEESYSLSCQLEPRYHWVRKIRLFFKGKKNRSGQNTRPPTKGPVVVVDDPPETS